A genomic stretch from Mycobacterium malmoense includes:
- the tcrX gene encoding two-component system response regulator TcrX has product MCRADGNPINVLVVDDEPVLAEMVSMALRYEGWNISTAGDGSSAIAAARAQRPDVVVLDVMLPDMSGLDVLHKLREENPQLPVLLLTAKDAVEDRIAGLTAGGDDYVTKPFSIEEVVLRLRALLRRTGITTVDSGAQLVVGDLVLDEDSHEVTRAGEPISLTSTEFELLRFMMRNAKRVLSKAQILDRVWSYDFGGRSNIVELYISYLRKKIDNGRDPMIHTLRGAGYVLKPAR; this is encoded by the coding sequence ATGTGTCGTGCCGACGGCAACCCGATCAACGTTCTCGTCGTCGACGACGAGCCCGTCTTGGCCGAGATGGTGTCGATGGCATTGCGGTACGAGGGCTGGAACATCTCCACCGCGGGCGACGGATCGTCGGCGATCGCGGCCGCCCGCGCCCAACGGCCCGACGTGGTCGTTCTCGACGTGATGCTGCCCGATATGAGTGGGCTTGACGTCCTGCACAAGCTTCGCGAAGAGAACCCGCAGCTGCCGGTGTTGCTGCTGACGGCCAAGGACGCGGTGGAAGACCGCATCGCCGGGTTGACCGCGGGCGGCGACGACTACGTCACCAAACCGTTCAGCATCGAAGAGGTGGTGTTGCGGTTGCGGGCGCTGTTGCGGCGCACCGGAATAACGACGGTGGACAGCGGGGCACAGCTGGTGGTCGGAGACCTGGTGTTAGACGAGGACAGTCACGAGGTGACGCGTGCCGGCGAACCAATCTCGTTGACCTCCACCGAGTTCGAGCTGCTGCGTTTCATGATGCGCAACGCCAAGCGGGTGTTGAGCAAGGCCCAGATCCTTGACCGGGTGTGGAGCTACGACTTCGGCGGCCGGTCCAACATCGTCGAACTCTACATTTCCTACCTGCGCAAGAAGATTGACAACGGTCGCGACCCCATGATCCATACACTGCGCGGCGCGGGCTATGTCCTCAAGCCGGCCCGCTAG
- a CDS encoding sensor histidine kinase, translating into MSSSRPASPRRAWSLRLRLLVGQILVLAIVCVGITAATELALQHHLVTQLDVQLAGASYRSALMYPEPKHPGWHHESHFYPRPGPGPRFLDAPGQPAGMVAAVINHGKVVDAGYLTGAGSRAALTPTAQAQLEQIAGSRTPVTLDLNDLGRYRVVAAPSRSGGDVIVTGLSMSNVDATMIRMLIILGIVTVIALVAATTAGVIIIRRALEPLRRVAQTASEVVELPLDRGEVELPVRVAESDANPATEVGQLGSALNRMLDHIAAALSARQASETRVRQFVADASHELRTPLAAIRGYTELAQRMGQDGGDREAVAHAMSRVASETERITRLVEDLLLLARLDSGRPLEREPVDLSRLAVDAVSDAHVAGPDHQWELDLPEEPVVVTGDAARLHQVLTNLLANARVHTAAGTVVTTRLSAEPTHTVLQVVDNGSGIPAALQSEVFERFARGDSSRSRKGGSTGLGLAIVSAVVKAHNGTITVDSSPGRTEFTVRLPVNGWKPPASND; encoded by the coding sequence ATGTCCTCAAGCCGGCCCGCTAGCCCACGGCGCGCCTGGTCTCTTCGGCTGCGGCTGCTGGTCGGGCAGATCCTGGTTCTCGCCATCGTATGCGTCGGCATCACCGCGGCGACCGAACTGGCGCTGCAACACCACCTCGTGACGCAGCTCGACGTGCAGCTCGCCGGGGCCTCCTACCGGTCGGCACTGATGTACCCCGAACCGAAACATCCGGGCTGGCACCACGAATCGCACTTCTACCCGAGGCCGGGCCCCGGTCCGCGGTTCCTCGATGCCCCGGGCCAGCCGGCGGGGATGGTGGCCGCGGTGATCAACCATGGCAAGGTCGTTGACGCCGGCTACCTGACCGGCGCCGGTTCCCGGGCCGCGTTAACCCCAACCGCGCAAGCCCAACTGGAACAGATTGCCGGCAGCCGCACGCCGGTGACCCTGGACCTCAACGACCTCGGCCGATACCGGGTGGTCGCCGCGCCGAGCCGAAGCGGCGGCGACGTCATCGTCACCGGCCTGTCGATGTCCAACGTCGACGCCACCATGATCCGGATGCTGATCATCCTTGGGATCGTCACGGTGATCGCGCTGGTCGCCGCGACCACCGCCGGCGTCATCATCATCAGGCGGGCGCTGGAGCCGCTGCGCCGCGTCGCGCAAACCGCGAGCGAAGTCGTCGAACTTCCGTTGGACCGCGGCGAGGTCGAGCTGCCGGTGCGGGTGGCCGAATCCGACGCGAACCCGGCCACCGAGGTGGGTCAGCTCGGGTCGGCGCTGAACCGGATGCTCGACCACATCGCGGCGGCGCTGTCGGCGCGGCAGGCCAGCGAAACCCGGGTCCGGCAGTTCGTCGCCGACGCCAGCCACGAACTGCGCACCCCGCTCGCCGCGATACGGGGCTACACCGAACTCGCCCAACGCATGGGCCAGGACGGCGGGGACCGCGAGGCGGTGGCGCACGCGATGAGCCGGGTGGCATCGGAGACCGAGCGGATCACCCGCCTCGTCGAGGACCTGCTGCTGCTGGCCCGCCTGGACTCCGGCCGGCCGCTGGAACGCGAACCGGTGGATCTGTCGAGGTTGGCGGTTGACGCGGTCAGCGACGCACACGTCGCCGGACCGGATCATCAGTGGGAGCTTGACCTGCCCGAAGAACCCGTGGTCGTCACCGGTGATGCGGCGCGGCTGCACCAGGTGTTGACGAACCTGCTTGCCAACGCCCGCGTGCACACCGCCGCCGGCACTGTCGTGACGACGCGATTGAGTGCCGAGCCGACGCACACCGTGCTGCAGGTGGTCGACAACGGCTCCGGCATTCCGGCAGCGCTTCAATCGGAGGTTTTCGAGCGGTTCGCCCGCGGCGATTCCTCGCGCTCCCGTAAAGGCGGCAGCACCGGGCTGGGGCTGGCGATCGTCTCGGCGGTCGTCAAGGCGCACAACGGAACGATCACGGTGGACAGCTCGCCCGGTCGTACCGAGTTCACGGTGCGGTTGCCAGTCAACGGGTGGAAACCACCCGCTTCGAACGACTAG
- a CDS encoding DUF6131 family protein, giving the protein MIIVGAVLLVLGFVFGIHLLWVLGIVLLVIGAALWIMGSVGRPVAGRRYWY; this is encoded by the coding sequence ATGATCATCGTAGGCGCGGTCTTGCTTGTCCTCGGATTTGTCTTCGGCATCCATTTGTTATGGGTGCTTGGCATCGTCTTGCTCGTCATCGGTGCGGCGTTGTGGATCATGGGTTCGGTGGGCCGCCCGGTCGCCGGCCGGCGCTACTGGTACTAG
- a CDS encoding MarR family winged helix-turn-helix transcriptional regulator: MDTADDLRDSLVQVSFAVIAVLNRVAAEHDLSLTQLRVLGILRDREPTMAELATYLGLERSTVSGLIDRALQRGLVRKSADSADGRSVRIGLTAEAQGVKTRVIAEIGQLMAPLTDRLTPGEQKRLTALLTKVLDQ; this comes from the coding sequence ATGGATACCGCCGATGACCTTCGGGACAGCCTGGTGCAAGTGTCATTCGCGGTGATCGCGGTGCTGAACCGCGTTGCCGCCGAACACGATCTGTCGCTGACGCAACTGCGTGTCCTGGGGATACTGCGTGACCGGGAACCCACGATGGCCGAACTCGCGACCTATCTCGGACTGGAGCGCTCGACGGTCAGCGGCCTCATCGACCGGGCGCTCCAGCGCGGCCTGGTGCGAAAAAGCGCCGACTCCGCCGACGGCCGCTCGGTGCGGATCGGCCTTACGGCTGAGGCGCAAGGTGTGAAAACCCGGGTCATTGCCGAGATCGGTCAACTCATGGCGCCGCTGACCGACCGTCTTACCCCGGGCGAGCAGAAGCGGTTGACCGCCCTGCTGACGAAGGTCCTCGACCAGTGA
- a CDS encoding quinone oxidoreductase family protein — protein sequence MHAAVVTAFDRPPAYREFPRPTPQTPDEILVDVVAVGLHPRVRSQADGSHYTSSGELPLVPGIDGVGRAPDGSLRYFVLPDTTMGAMAEQTVVDRRRSVVLPEGADPILVAAAMNPVMSAWIALRRRIEFEPGQTVLVLGATGSAGRMAVQVAKRLGASHVIGAGRDARRLSTLSGLGADATVRLDSASAVSDLARVARDVDVVIDYLWGPITAEVMTGIAIARNRSDPGKPLTWIEIGSVAGTSAEIPSAALRAIRLQIVGSGQGSVPISDILAELRTLAGEITGGTFKLDTRAVPLADVEAAWNDTASDQRIVITPSDWG from the coding sequence ATGCACGCAGCCGTTGTCACCGCGTTCGACAGGCCGCCGGCCTACCGGGAGTTCCCTCGCCCTACCCCGCAAACTCCCGACGAGATCCTGGTCGACGTCGTCGCCGTCGGCCTGCATCCCCGGGTGCGCTCGCAGGCCGACGGCTCGCATTACACCAGTTCCGGGGAGCTGCCCCTGGTGCCCGGCATCGACGGGGTGGGGCGCGCTCCCGACGGGAGTCTGCGCTACTTCGTCCTGCCCGATACCACGATGGGCGCGATGGCCGAGCAGACCGTCGTCGACCGGCGCCGCAGCGTCGTTCTGCCAGAGGGTGCCGATCCGATTTTGGTGGCCGCGGCGATGAATCCCGTCATGTCCGCGTGGATCGCCCTTCGCCGGCGCATCGAGTTCGAGCCCGGCCAAACGGTCCTGGTTCTTGGCGCCACCGGCAGCGCGGGTCGCATGGCCGTGCAGGTCGCCAAGCGCCTTGGAGCCAGCCACGTCATCGGCGCCGGACGCGACGCTCGGCGGCTCTCGACGCTGAGCGGTCTCGGTGCCGACGCCACCGTCCGACTCGACAGCGCCTCTGCGGTAAGCGATCTCGCTCGGGTGGCGCGCGATGTCGATGTCGTCATCGACTACCTCTGGGGTCCGATCACGGCCGAGGTGATGACCGGCATCGCCATCGCCCGCAATCGTTCCGACCCCGGAAAGCCCCTCACCTGGATCGAGATCGGCTCGGTCGCCGGCACATCGGCCGAGATTCCGTCCGCGGCGCTGCGCGCCATCCGCCTACAGATCGTGGGCAGCGGCCAGGGGTCGGTCCCGATCTCTGACATCCTGGCCGAATTGCGCACCCTGGCCGGCGAAATCACCGGCGGCACCTTCAAACTCGACACCCGCGCCGTGCCGCTCGCCGACGTCGAGGCCGCGTGGAACGACACCGCCAGCGACCAGCGGATCGTCATCACGCCCTCCGATTGGGGCTAA
- a CDS encoding MmcQ/YjbR family DNA-binding protein: MAERSARVSDVHRIAASMPHVKRLEGPKGNSIYQVGGKSFVFFRTPQPDAADPDTGERYADVVMLWVESENDKLALIQDPSSPFFTTSHFDGHPSVLVRAGRLSEITTTELAELIQDAWLSRASRKRAAAWLADHS; encoded by the coding sequence ATGGCCGAAAGATCTGCCCGGGTAAGCGACGTGCATCGAATCGCCGCGTCGATGCCGCACGTCAAGCGCTTGGAGGGCCCGAAGGGAAACTCCATTTATCAGGTGGGCGGAAAGTCGTTCGTGTTCTTCCGGACTCCCCAGCCCGACGCGGCCGACCCGGACACCGGCGAACGCTACGCCGACGTGGTCATGCTCTGGGTCGAGTCGGAGAACGACAAGCTGGCGCTTATCCAGGATCCGTCGTCGCCGTTCTTCACCACGAGCCATTTCGACGGGCATCCGTCGGTATTGGTGCGGGCCGGCCGACTGTCGGAGATCACGACGACGGAGTTAGCCGAGCTGATTCAGGACGCATGGCTGTCGCGGGCGTCCAGGAAGCGGGCCGCGGCGTGGCTGGCCGACCATAGCTAG